In Paralcaligenes sp. KSB-10, the following are encoded in one genomic region:
- a CDS encoding tripartite tricarboxylate transporter substrate binding protein: MKKQIFQAFAFAAALLAIPAAPSQAAAYPSEPISIVVPFPPGGTTDLVARVLAEKLALQLKQSVIVKNRQGAGGNIGAAEVARAKPDGYTLLLSSAGPLSINQQLYANPGYDPIKDFAPVSLVASVPIMLVSNPKAPFTTLAGLIAYAKAHPGQLSYGSQGSGTTSHLTMELLKLDAGIDLQHIPYRGSAPAAADLIGGQIQVMFDNSPTTLPQVKAGTMRALGVASSHRIPEMKNIPAIAEIVPGFESEAWFGLVAPAGTPAQTVDTLNAAVRRVLADPAVISRFRAVGVNLVGDSPSEFRRFIQAEVGKWGKIIKATGLKLG; this comes from the coding sequence CGCGGCACCCTCGCAGGCCGCCGCTTATCCCAGCGAGCCGATCAGCATTGTCGTGCCGTTTCCGCCCGGAGGCACTACGGATCTTGTGGCTCGTGTGCTGGCGGAAAAACTGGCTTTGCAATTGAAGCAATCGGTCATAGTCAAGAACCGCCAGGGCGCGGGCGGAAATATCGGCGCGGCGGAAGTGGCCCGCGCAAAACCCGATGGCTACACGCTGTTGCTATCGAGTGCGGGGCCGCTCAGCATCAATCAGCAGTTATATGCCAATCCGGGCTATGATCCCATCAAGGATTTCGCGCCGGTGTCGCTGGTGGCTTCGGTGCCGATCATGTTGGTCAGCAATCCGAAAGCGCCGTTTACCACTCTGGCCGGGCTGATCGCCTATGCCAAGGCGCATCCGGGCCAGCTTTCGTACGGATCTCAGGGTAGCGGCACGACCAGCCACCTGACCATGGAACTGCTGAAGCTGGATGCCGGAATCGATCTGCAGCATATTCCCTATCGCGGCAGCGCGCCTGCCGCGGCGGACCTGATCGGTGGACAGATCCAGGTCATGTTCGACAACTCGCCCACCACTTTGCCCCAAGTCAAGGCGGGTACCATGCGCGCGCTGGGCGTCGCATCCAGCCACCGCATACCCGAAATGAAGAATATCCCGGCCATTGCCGAAATAGTTCCAGGCTTCGAGTCCGAGGCCTGGTTCGGCCTGGTGGCGCCGGCAGGCACGCCGGCCCAAACGGTGGACACACTGAATGCGGCCGTTCGCCGGGTGCTGGCCGATCCGGCCGTCATTTCCCGTTTCAGGGCGGTGGGTGTCAATCTGGTGGGCGACTCTCCCAGCGAGTTTCGCCGGTTTATCCAGGCTGAAGTGGGTAAATGGGGCAAAATCATCAAGGCCACAGGCTTGAAGCTGGGGTAG
- the rpoH gene encoding RNA polymerase sigma factor RpoH, whose protein sequence is MTQNSQSLALSNSTLAMAISNPGALGTIEAYISAVNRLPLLTQEQEVALGQRLRDDSDLDAARQLIISHLRLVVSVSRQYLGYGLAHADLIQEGNVGLMKAVKRFDPDRGVRLVSFAVHWIKAEIHEYIVRNWRLVKVATTKAQRKLFFNLRKMRPDGQTLDTEQVSAIARELNVRPEDVSEMEVRLSGREMALDGQSDDEDAYAPIAYLSDDGQQEPSRVLERRAHDTLHGAGLTGALDGLDARSRRIVEARWLQDEGGATLHELAAEFGVSAERVRQIEAAAFKKMRVALTA, encoded by the coding sequence ATGACACAAAACTCGCAATCTTTGGCCTTGTCCAACTCCACTTTGGCCATGGCTATTTCCAACCCAGGTGCTTTAGGCACGATCGAAGCCTATATCAGCGCCGTCAATCGCCTGCCCTTGCTCACTCAAGAGCAGGAAGTGGCTTTGGGTCAGCGTTTGCGTGACGACTCCGACCTCGATGCCGCCCGTCAACTGATTATTTCGCATTTGCGGCTGGTCGTGTCCGTGTCGCGCCAGTATCTGGGCTATGGCCTGGCGCATGCCGATCTTATCCAGGAAGGCAATGTGGGCCTCATGAAGGCCGTCAAGCGCTTCGACCCCGATCGCGGGGTGCGCCTGGTGTCGTTTGCCGTGCACTGGATCAAGGCTGAAATCCACGAATATATCGTGCGCAACTGGCGTCTGGTCAAGGTGGCAACCACCAAGGCTCAGCGCAAGCTGTTTTTCAATTTGCGCAAGATGCGTCCCGACGGACAAACGCTCGATACTGAACAGGTCAGCGCCATTGCCCGTGAACTCAACGTTCGCCCCGAAGACGTCAGCGAGATGGAAGTCCGGCTTTCGGGCCGTGAAATGGCGCTCGATGGCCAAAGCGACGACGAAGATGCGTACGCACCCATTGCCTATCTGTCGGATGACGGGCAGCAAGAACCTTCGCGGGTACTTGAGCGCCGCGCACACGATACCCTGCATGGCGCGGGCCTGACCGGCGCACTCGATGGCCTGGATGCCCGCTCGCGCCGTATCGTCGAAGCGCGCTGGTTGCAGGACGAAGGCGGTGCGACGCTGCATGAACTGGCTGCCGAGTTCGGTGTGTCGGCCGAGCGCGTGCGGCAAATCGAAGCCGCCGCTTTTAAAAAAATGCGTGTGGCCCTGACGGCTTGA
- a CDS encoding cation:proton antiporter, whose translation MQVGFWVFGLAGLLALVCFMPPLAGRLRLPYSVLLAIVGFVLGIIIHVHSWAPVIMSDFLDSLQHFEVSSDTFLFVFLPILLFETSLALNVRRLLDDIGLILMMAVGAVVVCTVVVGFSVNAVSNYGLIVCLMLGAIVATTDPIAVVGVFREVGAPKRLTTLVEGESLFNDAASIALYSVLLTTLYTGGDISVGTVFWSFLFSFLGGGVIGFLMGRLACWLIMWLRGWPTAEITLTIAFAYLTFFISEHYFGVSGVVATVIAGLVVGSTGRTRMSPTTFEQLESAWSQFGFWANSLIFVFAAMLIPRMMAEVSWVQVLLVLLLFVATLASRAVMVFGVLPVLGLTRFGTKVSRSYRIVMCWGGLRGAVSLALALAVTEQHNVPHDARQFIAVATTGFVLMTLFINGVSLRPLIRRLHLDQLSPIERTIRNQALVVALEDLQHKTDEIAQKEHIGTEVQARIRAVFDASLASVNDAQVRQMSHDEKVAVGLAIVAAREEEMFFDVLKAQIVDWRMAESLMSRAERMSDAVRDGGLAGFEAAIAADLRYSTGFRWSLRMHYIFGFQGWLALELAYRFMNLMSKRSVAQRLILFAQTEIQPLLGEEATKAIVEAHRHRLALLESAIQALNLQYPSFAMWLQESYLGRMARALEKLRYRDMLSEFLISGEVYADLVRQIGSRWEHIDKRPALDIAMSASDLIKRVPLFEGISPESLKAISKLLKPRLAVPDQPVSVQMGRMRAMYFVASGAVSVELPDRTTIELGTGEFFGEIALISGNEFVLNVQSLGYSRLLMLMGRDFDALLARDAILREKIESVAKQRLRALAVWQEFQSGERQYEPLPEMHPPAEEPTVKPAGDTS comes from the coding sequence ATGCAGGTAGGATTTTGGGTATTCGGATTGGCAGGCCTGCTGGCTCTGGTATGTTTCATGCCACCGCTGGCCGGCCGCTTGCGGCTGCCTTATTCAGTACTGCTGGCCATTGTCGGATTCGTGCTGGGCATCATTATTCATGTGCACAGCTGGGCTCCTGTCATCATGTCGGATTTCCTCGATTCGCTGCAGCATTTCGAGGTATCGTCCGATACGTTTCTGTTTGTGTTCTTGCCGATTTTGCTGTTTGAAACATCGCTGGCGCTAAATGTACGTCGCTTGCTCGACGACATCGGCCTGATCCTGATGATGGCTGTTGGGGCCGTGGTCGTGTGCACCGTGGTGGTTGGATTTTCCGTCAATGCCGTATCCAATTACGGCCTGATCGTTTGCCTGATGCTGGGAGCCATCGTCGCCACCACCGACCCGATTGCCGTGGTGGGAGTCTTTCGCGAAGTGGGCGCGCCCAAGCGCCTGACGACCTTGGTCGAAGGTGAGTCGCTGTTTAACGACGCCGCATCGATTGCGCTGTACTCCGTATTGTTGACCACGCTATATACCGGCGGCGATATCTCGGTCGGCACCGTGTTCTGGAGCTTTCTGTTCAGCTTCCTCGGCGGCGGGGTAATCGGCTTTCTAATGGGGCGTCTCGCATGTTGGCTGATCATGTGGTTGCGTGGTTGGCCTACCGCCGAAATCACCCTGACCATTGCCTTCGCCTACCTGACCTTCTTCATTTCAGAACATTATTTCGGTGTGTCCGGCGTGGTGGCGACAGTGATTGCCGGCCTGGTGGTCGGGTCTACGGGCCGCACGCGCATGTCGCCGACGACCTTCGAACAACTCGAAAGCGCCTGGTCGCAGTTCGGTTTTTGGGCCAATTCGCTGATTTTCGTGTTTGCGGCCATGCTGATTCCACGGATGATGGCCGAGGTCAGCTGGGTGCAGGTGCTGCTGGTGCTGTTGCTGTTCGTGGCCACGCTGGCGTCGCGGGCGGTCATGGTGTTTGGCGTCCTGCCGGTGCTGGGCCTGACCCGTTTCGGCACCAAGGTCAGCCGTTCCTACCGCATCGTCATGTGTTGGGGAGGGCTGCGCGGCGCCGTATCTCTCGCGTTGGCACTGGCGGTTACCGAGCAGCACAATGTGCCGCACGATGCCCGGCAGTTCATTGCCGTGGCCACCACCGGGTTCGTGTTGATGACCCTGTTCATCAACGGCGTCAGCCTGCGGCCCCTGATCCGGCGCTTGCATCTGGACCAGCTGTCGCCCATCGAGCGCACAATACGCAACCAGGCATTGGTGGTGGCGCTTGAAGACTTGCAACACAAAACCGACGAGATTGCCCAGAAGGAACACATAGGCACAGAAGTGCAGGCCCGCATACGCGCCGTGTTCGACGCGAGCCTGGCCAGTGTGAACGATGCGCAGGTACGCCAGATGTCGCATGACGAAAAGGTGGCGGTAGGCCTGGCCATTGTCGCCGCACGCGAAGAGGAAATGTTTTTCGACGTGCTCAAGGCGCAGATCGTCGATTGGCGCATGGCGGAATCCCTGATGTCGCGGGCCGAGCGTATGAGCGATGCGGTGCGGGACGGGGGCCTGGCCGGTTTCGAGGCGGCCATAGCGGCCGATCTGCGTTATTCGACCGGGTTTCGCTGGTCTCTGCGCATGCACTATATTTTTGGATTCCAGGGCTGGCTGGCGCTTGAGCTGGCCTATCGTTTCATGAATCTCATGAGCAAGCGCTCGGTGGCGCAACGTCTTATCCTGTTTGCCCAGACAGAAATCCAGCCCCTGCTCGGCGAGGAAGCCACCAAGGCCATTGTTGAGGCGCACAGGCATCGCCTCGCGCTGCTTGAAAGTGCGATTCAGGCGCTCAATCTGCAATATCCCTCATTTGCCATGTGGCTGCAGGAATCGTATCTGGGACGCATGGCGCGCGCCCTCGAGAAGCTGCGCTACCGCGACATGCTGTCGGAGTTCCTGATCAGCGGCGAAGTCTACGCCGATCTGGTCCGGCAAATCGGCAGTCGCTGGGAACACATCGACAAGCGGCCTGCTCTGGACATTGCCATGAGCGCCAGCGACCTGATCAAACGGGTGCCTTTGTTCGAGGGAATTTCGCCCGAATCGCTCAAGGCGATCAGCAAGCTGCTCAAGCCGCGGCTGGCGGTGCCCGATCAGCCGGTCAGTGTGCAGATGGGGCGCATGCGCGCTATGTATTTCGTGGCTTCGGGTGCTGTATCGGTCGAGTTGCCCGACCGCACTACCATCGAATTGGGTACGGGCGAGTTTTTCGGTGAAATCGCGTTGATTTCAGGCAATGAATTCGTCTTGAATGTGCAATCGCTGGGCTACAGTCGTCTGTTGATGCTGATGGGGCGGGACTTCGATGCGCTGTTGGCGCGCGATGCGATTTTGCGTGAAAAGATCGAATCGGTCGCCAAGCAGCGCTTGCGGGCATTGGCGGTGTGGCAGGAATTCCAGTCTGGAGAGCGCCAATACGAGCCTTTGCCCGAGATGCATCCTCCGGCGGAGGAGCCCACGGTCAAACCGGCTGGCGACACATCGTAA
- a CDS encoding SCO family protein produces the protein MPRYSSQRRTFIALSAAGALSLALAGCKSEPKFQGTDISGTHLGRDMAMVDSSGQVRTLADYKGKVVVVFFGFTHCPDVCPTAMAELAQTMQLLKDDAKKVQVVMISVDPERDTGALMGAYVKAFYPTFVGLTGSDEQLHKTAQSFKAYYAKAPGKTPGEYDMNHSSSFYILDQKGEARVLLNGNAPAKVIAGDIRQLL, from the coding sequence ATGCCCCGCTATTCAAGCCAACGCCGCACCTTTATCGCCCTGTCCGCCGCCGGCGCATTATCCCTGGCCCTGGCCGGCTGTAAAAGCGAGCCCAAATTCCAGGGCACGGACATCAGCGGCACTCATCTCGGACGCGATATGGCCATGGTGGACAGCAGCGGACAGGTGCGCACCCTGGCCGACTACAAAGGCAAGGTGGTGGTGGTGTTCTTCGGCTTTACGCACTGTCCGGATGTCTGTCCCACCGCCATGGCCGAGCTGGCTCAAACCATGCAGCTATTGAAGGACGATGCGAAAAAAGTGCAAGTCGTCATGATCAGCGTCGATCCGGAACGCGACACCGGCGCGCTCATGGGCGCATACGTCAAGGCGTTCTATCCCACCTTCGTGGGACTGACGGGCTCGGACGAGCAGTTGCATAAAACCGCGCAGTCGTTCAAGGCTTACTACGCCAAGGCGCCGGGTAAGACGCCTGGCGAATACGACATGAACCATTCTTCTTCGTTTTATATTCTCGACCAAAAGGGCGAGGCACGCGTGCTGCTCAACGGCAATGCTCCCGCCAAGGTCATTGCCGGCGATATCAGGCAATTGCTTTAA
- the cyoE gene encoding heme o synthase, with the protein MITATASQPGLLRQYLVLTKPRVTQLAVFCAIIGMFLATPGLPALRNVVAGTIGIWLLAAAAFAINCLIEQEIDARMLRTARRATARGTISNTQVLAGSGLLGGLGMVVLYNWVNPLTMWLTFATFVGYAIIYTIILKPRTPQNIVIGGLSGAMPPALGWAAVANSVPAEAWILVLIIFIWTPPHFWALALYRNNDYIKSGLPMLPVTHGKQFTRLHILLYSLVLFATTLLPFVIRMSGPVYLAAAVILSGLFVSYAWRLYKEYSDELARKLFRFSILYLALLFGALLLDHWINLI; encoded by the coding sequence ATGATTACTGCTACCGCCTCCCAACCCGGCCTGTTGCGTCAATATCTGGTGCTGACCAAACCGCGCGTAACCCAGCTTGCCGTCTTTTGCGCCATCATTGGAATGTTCCTGGCCACGCCCGGCCTGCCGGCCCTGCGCAATGTGGTCGCCGGGACAATAGGCATCTGGCTGCTGGCGGCGGCCGCCTTCGCGATCAATTGTCTGATCGAACAGGAAATCGATGCGCGCATGCTGCGCACCGCCAGGCGTGCCACGGCGCGCGGCACAATTTCCAATACACAGGTGCTGGCTGGCTCCGGGCTGCTGGGCGGGCTGGGCATGGTGGTGCTGTACAACTGGGTCAATCCGCTGACCATGTGGCTGACATTCGCCACCTTTGTCGGCTATGCGATCATCTATACCATTATCCTCAAGCCCCGGACTCCCCAGAATATCGTGATCGGCGGGCTGTCCGGCGCGATGCCGCCCGCGCTGGGATGGGCGGCCGTTGCCAATTCCGTACCGGCCGAAGCCTGGATCCTGGTGCTGATCATCTTCATCTGGACGCCCCCTCACTTCTGGGCGCTGGCCCTGTACCGCAACAACGATTACATCAAATCAGGGCTGCCCATGCTGCCCGTCACCCACGGCAAGCAGTTCACCCGCCTGCACATACTGCTTTACAGCCTGGTGCTGTTTGCCACGACCCTGCTGCCTTTCGTCATCCGCATGAGCGGCCCTGTCTATCTGGCGGCGGCTGTCATTCTGAGCGGCCTGTTTGTCTCCTACGCATGGCGCCTGTACAAGGAGTACAGCGACGAGCTGGCACGCAAGCTGTTTCGTTTTTCGATCCTGTACCTGGCGCTATTGTTCGGCGCCCTCTTGCTCGATCACTGGATCAACCTGATTTAA
- a CDS encoding heme A synthase, with protein MDRIQARYRKLVFMTWFLTLDLIMFGAFVRLTDSGLGCPDWPGCYGKITPIGASGHIEQALQAMPYGAVSFSKAWIEMIHRYAGSILGMMIIAIVYMAWRYRARLGNTPRLAFVAFFAVCIQGAFGAWTVTHRLMPIVVTSHLLLGMTLLAIMTWLAARERGHLPIAIQARAWRPWMAVGFALLLTQIALGGWVSTNYAALACMDFPTCHGQWLPRMDFGDGYSLVRGLGLLPSGEMISQYALTAIHWVHRNFAFAVFIYLGTLGWKMRREPGLRGPAHLLLGLLLAQLSTGLATIFFQWPLLIAVLHNGGAAGLVLASVTLLVRLSRAGGSKIPL; from the coding sequence ATCGACCGCATTCAAGCCCGCTATCGAAAACTCGTTTTCATGACCTGGTTTCTGACGCTGGACCTGATCATGTTCGGCGCTTTCGTGCGCCTGACCGACTCGGGGCTGGGCTGTCCCGATTGGCCAGGCTGCTACGGAAAAATCACCCCCATCGGCGCCAGCGGCCACATCGAACAGGCCCTGCAGGCCATGCCGTACGGCGCGGTCAGTTTTTCCAAGGCCTGGATCGAAATGATCCACCGCTACGCCGGCTCGATACTCGGCATGATGATCATTGCCATTGTCTACATGGCCTGGCGCTACCGGGCACGCCTGGGCAACACGCCGCGCCTGGCCTTTGTCGCATTCTTTGCCGTCTGCATACAGGGCGCGTTCGGGGCCTGGACTGTTACTCACAGGCTCATGCCGATTGTCGTGACGAGCCATTTGCTGCTGGGCATGACCTTGCTTGCCATCATGACCTGGCTGGCCGCCCGCGAACGCGGCCACCTGCCCATTGCCATCCAGGCCCGGGCATGGCGGCCCTGGATGGCGGTCGGCTTCGCGCTACTGCTGACGCAAATCGCCCTGGGCGGCTGGGTCAGCACCAATTACGCGGCGCTGGCCTGCATGGACTTTCCCACCTGCCATGGCCAGTGGCTGCCACGGATGGACTTCGGCGACGGCTATTCCCTGGTGCGTGGCCTGGGCCTGCTTCCATCGGGCGAAATGATTTCCCAATACGCCCTCACCGCCATTCATTGGGTGCACCGCAATTTCGCCTTCGCCGTGTTTATTTACCTTGGCACGCTGGGCTGGAAAATGCGCCGCGAACCCGGGCTGCGCGGCCCCGCCCATCTGCTGCTGGGCTTGCTTCTGGCCCAGTTGAGCACCGGTCTGGCCACGATCTTTTTCCAGTGGCCATTGCTGATTGCCGTGCTGCATAACGGCGGCGCCGCCGGCCTGGTGCTGGCCAGTGTCACACTTCTGGTGCGCCTGTCGCGCGCCGGAGGGTCTAAAATACCACTATGA
- a CDS encoding SURF1 family protein, producing the protein MARTHTTTHTIATLILLGVLVAAFVSLGNWQLRRADERHAISQAIDAGRQHIPLHLNANTPDSEFINWRKISASGTWLNSFTVLLENRNFKGMPGYWVATPLLIDASTHTAVLVLRGWLARPLGPGQTLPPIPAPEGTHTLSGELVDRVPRLFELWSFNHSTADRLPAKLPLPGHSLPQIQNLDLHAYAQSTGLKLLPTVVEQTSDDRDGLGREWPQPSLDADKNIGYAMQWFTFAAIAGIAWLVTAVGALRRRKTPAPKSPPPAQT; encoded by the coding sequence ATGGCACGCACGCACACGACTACCCATACTATTGCCACCCTTATTTTGCTGGGCGTCCTGGTTGCCGCTTTTGTTTCTTTGGGCAACTGGCAACTGCGCCGGGCAGACGAGCGGCACGCGATAAGCCAGGCCATCGACGCGGGGCGTCAACACATACCCTTGCATCTTAACGCCAATACACCCGACAGTGAATTCATCAATTGGCGCAAGATCTCGGCCAGCGGCACCTGGCTGAACTCATTTACAGTGCTGCTCGAAAACCGCAATTTCAAGGGTATGCCGGGCTACTGGGTCGCCACGCCCCTGCTGATCGATGCGAGTACCCATACAGCCGTGCTGGTATTGCGCGGATGGCTCGCCCGCCCCCTGGGCCCCGGGCAAACGCTGCCCCCCATACCCGCTCCTGAAGGCACGCATACCCTGAGCGGCGAACTGGTCGATCGGGTACCCCGGCTATTCGAGCTGTGGTCTTTCAATCACAGCACGGCGGACCGGCTTCCGGCGAAACTGCCGCTGCCCGGCCACAGCTTGCCGCAGATCCAGAATCTGGACCTGCATGCCTATGCGCAGTCCACTGGCTTAAAATTGCTGCCGACAGTCGTCGAACAGACTTCGGACGACCGCGACGGCCTTGGTCGAGAATGGCCTCAACCCTCTCTGGATGCCGACAAGAACATCGGCTATGCCATGCAATGGTTCACATTTGCCGCCATAGCGGGCATTGCGTGGCTGGTTACGGCCGTCGGCGCCCTGCGCCGCCGCAAAACGCCCGCCCCCAAAAGCCCGCCACCGGCCCAAACCTGA
- a CDS encoding twin transmembrane helix small protein: protein MRFVVILAFLGILGSLASALFYLMHDKSGTNRTVNALTVRIGLSIALFLFVLFAHYMGWIQATGIPQQ, encoded by the coding sequence ATGCGTTTCGTAGTAATCCTGGCTTTTCTGGGGATCTTGGGAAGTCTGGCCTCGGCCCTGTTCTATCTGATGCATGACAAGAGCGGTACGAATCGCACTGTCAATGCCCTGACTGTGCGTATCGGCTTGTCGATAGCCTTATTCCTGTTTGTGCTGTTTGCCCACTACATGGGCTGGATTCAAGCCACCGGAATCCCACAACAGTAA
- a CDS encoding cytochrome c oxidase subunit 3 translates to MSASHSAQGTAAPYYYVPPDSVHPIRAALCLFMVLLGAALWINSYQTGFWLFLVGILSLFVVLFFWFGDAIRESEGGMNSQRVDHSYRWSMAWFIFSEVMFFAAFFGSLWYVREVTTPWLSNLDHQTFLWPHFTGAWPNFGPAGTITPFESVGPFWLPTINTALLLTSGLTLTIAHHALRASHRSKTIFWMLVTVILGFSFVACQAYEYHHAYTELHLRFNSGAFGSLFYMLTGFHGFHVILGATMLTIIMLRLIKGHFTADHHFGFEGAAWYWHFVDVVWLGLYLFVYWF, encoded by the coding sequence ATGAGTGCAAGCCACTCGGCCCAAGGCACGGCGGCACCTTATTACTACGTGCCCCCCGATTCGGTCCACCCCATCCGGGCGGCCCTCTGTTTATTTATGGTCCTGCTCGGCGCCGCCCTCTGGATCAACAGCTATCAAACGGGCTTCTGGCTGTTCCTTGTCGGCATACTCAGCCTGTTCGTCGTGCTGTTTTTCTGGTTCGGCGACGCAATCCGCGAATCCGAAGGGGGCATGAACAGCCAGCGCGTGGATCACTCCTATCGCTGGAGCATGGCCTGGTTCATTTTCTCCGAAGTCATGTTCTTTGCGGCGTTTTTCGGCTCGCTCTGGTATGTGCGCGAAGTCACCACGCCCTGGTTGAGCAATCTTGATCATCAAACCTTCCTGTGGCCGCACTTTACCGGCGCCTGGCCCAATTTCGGGCCGGCGGGAACCATTACGCCGTTCGAATCGGTGGGCCCGTTCTGGCTGCCCACCATCAATACCGCCCTGTTGCTTACCTCGGGCCTGACGCTTACCATTGCCCACCATGCGCTGCGCGCCAGCCATCGCAGCAAGACCATCTTCTGGATGCTGGTAACCGTGATTCTGGGCTTCTCGTTCGTGGCTTGCCAGGCCTACGAATACCATCATGCCTACACCGAACTGCATCTGCGCTTCAACTCAGGCGCTTTTGGCTCGCTGTTCTACATGTTGACCGGCTTTCACGGCTTTCACGTGATTCTCGGCGCCACCATGCTGACCATCATCATGCTGCGCCTGATCAAGGGCCACTTTACGGCCGATCATCATTTCGGTTTTGAAGGCGCAGCCTGGTATTGGCACTTTGTCGATGTGGTATGGCTAGGTCTGTATTTGTTCGTATACTGGTTCTGA
- a CDS encoding DUF2970 domain-containing protein, protein MSKDIHELSQRKLNFFQTIKAVSWAFFGVRKGKDYHQDIANLNPVHLIIAGALAALLFVGGLVLIARWVVTSVT, encoded by the coding sequence ATGAGCAAAGATATCCACGAGCTTTCGCAGCGCAAGCTGAATTTCTTCCAGACTATCAAAGCGGTGTCCTGGGCGTTTTTCGGCGTGCGCAAAGGCAAAGATTATCACCAGGATATCGCCAACCTCAATCCGGTCCACCTCATCATCGCGGGCGCGCTTGCGGCCTTATTGTTCGTCGGGGGATTGGTCTTGATCGCCCGGTGGGTCGTAACGAGCGTGACCTAA
- a CDS encoding cytochrome oxidase small assembly protein, with product MTPEQRRRNRYTGLALAAIVIAIFAWCFWRGGLMMMS from the coding sequence ATGACTCCTGAACAACGCCGCCGCAACCGCTACACCGGACTGGCACTCGCCGCGATCGTCATTGCGATCTTCGCGTGGTGCTTCTGGCGTGGCGGCCTCATGATGATGAGCTGA